In Chaetodon trifascialis isolate fChaTrf1 chromosome 6, fChaTrf1.hap1, whole genome shotgun sequence, one DNA window encodes the following:
- the LOC139332122 gene encoding rho-related GTP-binding protein RhoF-like, whose amino-acid sequence MSQTGSGVNRGNISQWEEFKVVIVGDKRCGKTSLFAVYTTGVFPEEYVPTVFDESVVNLRYEGQHCRLHVFDTTGQEDYARLQPLSYHDANVVLICYDVISPSSFENIFMKWFPEVQHFCNGVPIILVGCKADLRKDKDLMKKMRSSGQKTVTYIQGEEARRNLGAVLHLECSAKYRENVDDLFREATKQALMEKRARERGSVCALL is encoded by the exons ATGTCCCAGACAGGATCAGGAGTgaacagaggaaacatcagCCAGTGGGAGGAATTCAAGGTTGTTATTGTAGGAGACAAGCGTTGTGGGAAAACGTCGCTATTCGCAGTTTACACGACAGGAGTCTTTCCAGAG GAATACGTCCCAACTGTGTTTGACGAAAGTGTTGTAAATTTGAGGTATGAAGGGCAACACTGCCGGCTCCATGTCTTCGACACCACAG GTCAAGAAGACTACGCCCGCCTGCAGCCTCTGTCCTACCACGACGCTAACGTGGTGCTGATCTGCTACGACGTCATAAGTCCTTCAAGCTTTGAGAACATCTTCATGAAG TGGTTCCCTGAGGTGCAACACTTCTGTAACGGGGTGCCCATCATCCTCGTTGGGTGCAAAGCAGACCTACGGAAAGATAAAGACCTGATGAAGAAGATGCGGTCATCGGGCCAGAAAACAGTCACATACATCCAG GGAGAAGAGGCCAGAAGGAACCTCGGCGCTGTGCTGCACTTAGAGTGCTCGGCcaaatacagagaaaatgtggATGACTTATTCAGAGAAGCGACAAAGCAGGCGCTCATGGAGaaaagagcgagagagcgagggagTGTGTGCGCTCTGCTCTGA
- the LOC139332647 gene encoding calcium release-activated calcium channel protein 1-like, which produces MSLNEHSMQALSWRKLYLSRAKLKATSRTSALLSGFAMVAMVEVQLERDFSYPPGLLIAFSACTTVLVAVHLFALMISTCILPNLEAVSNVHNLNSVNESPHERMHRHIELAWAFSTVIGTLLFLTEVMLLCWVKFLPLKSKSEEGKSTISSGEAAAIASTCIMVPFGIVFIVFAVHFYRTLVSHKTDRQIRELEQVIRLQNQLDHRAENDDLKATVHFP; this is translated from the exons ATGAGTTTGAACGAGCACTCCATGCAGGCTCTGTCATGGAGAAAACTCTACCTGAGTCGAGCCAAGTTAAAAGCCACCAGCCGCACTTCGGCTCTGCTGTCGGGATTCGCGATG GTTGCCATGGTGGAGGTGCAGCTGGAGCGGGATTTTAGCTACCCTCCAGGGCTGCTGATCGCCTTCAGCGCCTGCACCACGGTCCTGGTTGCAGTGCACCTCTTCGCCCTCATGATCAGCACCTGCATCCTCCCTAACCTCGAGGCCGTGAGCAACGTCCACAACCTCAACTCTGTCAACGAGTCCCCCCACGAGCGCATGCACCGCCACATAGAACTGGCCTGGGCCTTCTCCACAGTCATCGGCACTCTGCTCTTCCTGACGGAggtgatgctgctgtgctggGTGAAGTTCTTACCCCTCAAAAGCAAATCTGAAGAAGGCAAAAGCACCATAAGTTCCGGCGAGGCCGCAGCCATCGCTTCCACCTGCATCATGGTGCCGTTCGGAATCGTTTTCATCGTGTTCGCCGTCCACTTTTACCGCACACTCGTCAGTCACAAAACGGACCGGCAGATCCGGGAGCTGGAGCAGGTCATTCGGCTCCAGAACCAGCTGGACCACAGAGCCGAGAACGACGACCTGAAGGCCACGGTCCATTTCCCCTGA
- the kdm2ba gene encoding lysine (K)-specific demethylase 2Ba isoform X2, producing MALSLSGDDEEYDSESEQRAANRPKPKVGTSSAVKLPSNRSSSGARRRRTRCRKCEACLRTECGECHFCKDMKKFGGPGRMKQSCIMRQCIAPVLPHTAVCVVCKEAGKEDTLEEEEDKFNFMLMECSICNEIVHPNCLKVSDASGVVNDELPNCWECPKCNHAGKSGKVLKQKRGPGFKYASNLPGSLLREQKPVKEEGDVSSAAKRRPDREETPRFRPDESLHRQPPLLSPCSLPRPRPEDKLRKKRKLFDDDEDEDLGVRKKEKSDDPYFSKLLHQIKTEEEDEDAYEEENEEGREPHFRTGLDRKGRFGDAEEEGDEKDSHKELLNPFIKTTPLGDSDQSLCSSPQAGPSSEGGSETQEKGPRPKARRKRRLPNRELSRELSKALNQEIQKTEDCLANENRQPLKVEPETENEEPKRLFRNGSELGDQRPHLKTKEMNGTPWELRHFYPSQITPLGFNRSTPTNRPAPPHSPPKCVQMERHVIRPPPISPPPDRLPLKDGKTHILQREVWMKIFGYLTHQELCVCMRVCKTWNRWCCDKRLWTRINLNRCTSITPLMLSGIIRRQPVSLDLSWTNISKKQLSWLINRLPGLRVLKLSGCSWAAVSALCTSSCPLLRTLDVQWVEGLKDAQMRDLLSPPTDNRPGQLDNRCKLRNVEDLRLAGLDITDTSLRLISRQMPLLSNLDLSYCNHINDQSVNLLTAAGTTTRDSLTEINLSVCNRVTDHSLNFFKRCGSICQIDLRFCKQVTKTACERFIAEMSVSVPFRLREDKLLQKSS from the exons aTGGCCTTGTCATTGAGCGGAGACGATGAGGAATATGATTCAGAGTCCGAGCAG CGGGCGGCCAACCGGCCGAAGCCAAAGGTCGGGACGTCATCAGCCGTTAAGCTGCCGTCCAACCGCAGCTCATCTGGAGCCCGACGCAGGAGGACGCGCTGCCGAAAATGTGAGGCGTGCCTCCGGACCGAGTGTGGAGAGTGTCACTTCTGCAAAGACATGAAGAAGTTTGGAGGGCCGGGACGCATGAAGCAGTCATGCATTATGAGACAGTGCATCGCG CCGGTTCTGCCTCACACGGCGGTATGTGTGGTGTGCAAAGAGGCCGGAAAAGAGGACacgctggaggaggaggaggacaagttCAACTTCATGCTGATGGAGTGCTCCATCTGCAACGAGATCGTCCACCCCAACTGTCTCAAG GTGAGCGACGCCTCAGGAGTGGTGAACGATGAGCTCCCCAACTGCTGGGAGTGTCCCAAGTGCAACCACGCTGGGAAAAGTGGAAAA gtATTGAAGCAAAAAAGGGGTCCAGGGTTCAAGTACGCCTCCAACCTCCCTGGCTCTCTGCTGAGGGAACAGAAGCctgtgaaggaggagggggacgtTTCTTCTGCAGCCAAGAGGAGACCAGACCGAGAGGAGACCCCCCGGTTCAGACCCGACGAGTCTCTGCACCGCCAGCCGCCGCTGCTCTCCCCCTGCAGCCTGCCCCGGCCCAGGCCCGAGGACaagctgaggaagaagaggaagctgtttGATGATGACGAGGACGAGGATCTTGGTGTGAGGAAGAAG gaaaAGTCAGATGATCCTTATTTTTCCAAACTTCTGCACCAAAtcaagacagaagaggaggacgaagacGCGTACGAGGAGGAGAATGAAGAAGGACGGGAGCCTCACTTCCGGACTGGTTTAGACAGGAAAGGGCGTTTTGGAGACGCTGAAGAAGAAGGCGATGAGAAAGACTCCCACAAAGAGCTTTTGAATCCCTTCATTAAAACGACGCCTCTCGGAGACAGCGAtcagtctctctgcagctccccGCAGGCCGGCCCCAGCAGCGAGGGCGGGAGTGAGACCCAGGAGAAGGGCCCGCGTCCAAAAGCTCGCCGAAAGCGCCGTTTACCTAACAGAGAGCTGAGCCGAGAGCtgagcaaagcactgaaccagGAAATCCAGAAGACGGAGGACTGCCTGGCCAACGAGAACCGCCAACCCCTCAAGGTGGAGCCAGAGACGGAAAACGAGGAACCCAAGAGGTTGTTCCGCAACGGCAGTGAACTGGGGGATCAGAGGCCCCACCTCAAGACCAAAGAGATGAACGGGACCCCCTGGGAGCTGCGCCACTTCTACCCCAGTCAGATCACTCCGCTGGGCTTCAACAGGAGCACCCCAACCAACCGGCCCGCGCCCCCACACTCCCCACCCAAGTGTGTTCAAATGGAGCGGCACGTCATCCGGCCCCCTCCGATAAGCCCGCCCCCTGACAGGCTACCTCTGAAAGACGGTAAAACACACATCCTGCAGCGAGAGGTCTGGATGAAGATCTTCGGTTATCTCACACACCAggagctgtgtgtctgcatgagggTCTGCAAGACCTGGAACAGATG GTGTTGCGATAAGAGACTCTGGACGCGGATCAATCTGAACCGCTGCACCTCCATCACCCCTCTCATGCTCAGCGGGATCATCCGCCGACAGCCAGTTTCTCTGGACCTCAGCTGGACCAACATTTCCAAGAAACAGTTAAGCTGGCTGATTAACAGACTGCCAG GTCTGCGAGTGTTGAAGCTGTCGGGGTGTTCTTGGGCTGCTGTGTCTGCGCTCTGCACCTCCAGCTGCCCTCTGCTGCGCACCCTGGATGTCCAGTGGGTGGAGGGGCTCAAAGACGCTCAGATGAGGGACCTCCTGTCTCCCCCCACAGACAACAGGCCAG GTCAGCTGGATAATCGCTGCAAGTTGCGGAACGTGGAGGACCTGCGGCTGGCGGGGCTGGACATCACTGACACGTCTTTACGTCTCATCAGTCGGCAGATGCCTCTGCTGTCCAATCTGGACCTGAGCTACTGCAACCACATCAACGACCAGTCGGTCAACCTGCTGACAGCGGCGGGGACCACGACCAGGGACTCCCTCACAGAAATCAACCTGTCAG TTTGTAACCGGGTTACAGACCATTCCCTAAACTTCTTCAAGCGCTGCGGGAGCATCTGTCAGATCGACCTTCGCTTCTGCAAGCAGGTGACCAAGACGGCCTGCGAGAGGTTCATCGCAGAGATGTCAGTGAGCGTGCCGTTTAGACTGAGGGAGgacaagctgctgcagaagtCCAGCTAG
- the kdm2ba gene encoding lysine (K)-specific demethylase 2Ba isoform X1 encodes MALSLSGDDEEYDSESEQQRAANRPKPKVGTSSAVKLPSNRSSSGARRRRTRCRKCEACLRTECGECHFCKDMKKFGGPGRMKQSCIMRQCIAPVLPHTAVCVVCKEAGKEDTLEEEEDKFNFMLMECSICNEIVHPNCLKVSDASGVVNDELPNCWECPKCNHAGKSGKVLKQKRGPGFKYASNLPGSLLREQKPVKEEGDVSSAAKRRPDREETPRFRPDESLHRQPPLLSPCSLPRPRPEDKLRKKRKLFDDDEDEDLGVRKKEKSDDPYFSKLLHQIKTEEEDEDAYEEENEEGREPHFRTGLDRKGRFGDAEEEGDEKDSHKELLNPFIKTTPLGDSDQSLCSSPQAGPSSEGGSETQEKGPRPKARRKRRLPNRELSRELSKALNQEIQKTEDCLANENRQPLKVEPETENEEPKRLFRNGSELGDQRPHLKTKEMNGTPWELRHFYPSQITPLGFNRSTPTNRPAPPHSPPKCVQMERHVIRPPPISPPPDRLPLKDGKTHILQREVWMKIFGYLTHQELCVCMRVCKTWNRWCCDKRLWTRINLNRCTSITPLMLSGIIRRQPVSLDLSWTNISKKQLSWLINRLPGLRVLKLSGCSWAAVSALCTSSCPLLRTLDVQWVEGLKDAQMRDLLSPPTDNRPGQLDNRCKLRNVEDLRLAGLDITDTSLRLISRQMPLLSNLDLSYCNHINDQSVNLLTAAGTTTRDSLTEINLSVCNRVTDHSLNFFKRCGSICQIDLRFCKQVTKTACERFIAEMSVSVPFRLREDKLLQKSS; translated from the exons aTGGCCTTGTCATTGAGCGGAGACGATGAGGAATATGATTCAGAGTCCGAGCAG CAGCGGGCGGCCAACCGGCCGAAGCCAAAGGTCGGGACGTCATCAGCCGTTAAGCTGCCGTCCAACCGCAGCTCATCTGGAGCCCGACGCAGGAGGACGCGCTGCCGAAAATGTGAGGCGTGCCTCCGGACCGAGTGTGGAGAGTGTCACTTCTGCAAAGACATGAAGAAGTTTGGAGGGCCGGGACGCATGAAGCAGTCATGCATTATGAGACAGTGCATCGCG CCGGTTCTGCCTCACACGGCGGTATGTGTGGTGTGCAAAGAGGCCGGAAAAGAGGACacgctggaggaggaggaggacaagttCAACTTCATGCTGATGGAGTGCTCCATCTGCAACGAGATCGTCCACCCCAACTGTCTCAAG GTGAGCGACGCCTCAGGAGTGGTGAACGATGAGCTCCCCAACTGCTGGGAGTGTCCCAAGTGCAACCACGCTGGGAAAAGTGGAAAA gtATTGAAGCAAAAAAGGGGTCCAGGGTTCAAGTACGCCTCCAACCTCCCTGGCTCTCTGCTGAGGGAACAGAAGCctgtgaaggaggagggggacgtTTCTTCTGCAGCCAAGAGGAGACCAGACCGAGAGGAGACCCCCCGGTTCAGACCCGACGAGTCTCTGCACCGCCAGCCGCCGCTGCTCTCCCCCTGCAGCCTGCCCCGGCCCAGGCCCGAGGACaagctgaggaagaagaggaagctgtttGATGATGACGAGGACGAGGATCTTGGTGTGAGGAAGAAG gaaaAGTCAGATGATCCTTATTTTTCCAAACTTCTGCACCAAAtcaagacagaagaggaggacgaagacGCGTACGAGGAGGAGAATGAAGAAGGACGGGAGCCTCACTTCCGGACTGGTTTAGACAGGAAAGGGCGTTTTGGAGACGCTGAAGAAGAAGGCGATGAGAAAGACTCCCACAAAGAGCTTTTGAATCCCTTCATTAAAACGACGCCTCTCGGAGACAGCGAtcagtctctctgcagctccccGCAGGCCGGCCCCAGCAGCGAGGGCGGGAGTGAGACCCAGGAGAAGGGCCCGCGTCCAAAAGCTCGCCGAAAGCGCCGTTTACCTAACAGAGAGCTGAGCCGAGAGCtgagcaaagcactgaaccagGAAATCCAGAAGACGGAGGACTGCCTGGCCAACGAGAACCGCCAACCCCTCAAGGTGGAGCCAGAGACGGAAAACGAGGAACCCAAGAGGTTGTTCCGCAACGGCAGTGAACTGGGGGATCAGAGGCCCCACCTCAAGACCAAAGAGATGAACGGGACCCCCTGGGAGCTGCGCCACTTCTACCCCAGTCAGATCACTCCGCTGGGCTTCAACAGGAGCACCCCAACCAACCGGCCCGCGCCCCCACACTCCCCACCCAAGTGTGTTCAAATGGAGCGGCACGTCATCCGGCCCCCTCCGATAAGCCCGCCCCCTGACAGGCTACCTCTGAAAGACGGTAAAACACACATCCTGCAGCGAGAGGTCTGGATGAAGATCTTCGGTTATCTCACACACCAggagctgtgtgtctgcatgagggTCTGCAAGACCTGGAACAGATG GTGTTGCGATAAGAGACTCTGGACGCGGATCAATCTGAACCGCTGCACCTCCATCACCCCTCTCATGCTCAGCGGGATCATCCGCCGACAGCCAGTTTCTCTGGACCTCAGCTGGACCAACATTTCCAAGAAACAGTTAAGCTGGCTGATTAACAGACTGCCAG GTCTGCGAGTGTTGAAGCTGTCGGGGTGTTCTTGGGCTGCTGTGTCTGCGCTCTGCACCTCCAGCTGCCCTCTGCTGCGCACCCTGGATGTCCAGTGGGTGGAGGGGCTCAAAGACGCTCAGATGAGGGACCTCCTGTCTCCCCCCACAGACAACAGGCCAG GTCAGCTGGATAATCGCTGCAAGTTGCGGAACGTGGAGGACCTGCGGCTGGCGGGGCTGGACATCACTGACACGTCTTTACGTCTCATCAGTCGGCAGATGCCTCTGCTGTCCAATCTGGACCTGAGCTACTGCAACCACATCAACGACCAGTCGGTCAACCTGCTGACAGCGGCGGGGACCACGACCAGGGACTCCCTCACAGAAATCAACCTGTCAG TTTGTAACCGGGTTACAGACCATTCCCTAAACTTCTTCAAGCGCTGCGGGAGCATCTGTCAGATCGACCTTCGCTTCTGCAAGCAGGTGACCAAGACGGCCTGCGAGAGGTTCATCGCAGAGATGTCAGTGAGCGTGCCGTTTAGACTGAGGGAGgacaagctgctgcagaagtCCAGCTAG
- the kdm2ba gene encoding lysine (K)-specific demethylase 2Ba isoform X3, whose product MALSLSGDDEEYDSESEQQRAANRPKPKVGTSSAVKLPSNRSSSGARRRRTRCRKCEACLRTECGECHFCKDMKKFGGPGRMKQSCIMRQCIAPVLPHTAVCVVCKEAGKEDTLEEEEDKFNFMLMECSICNEIVHPNCLKVSDASGVVNDELPNCWECPKCNHAGKSGKQKRGPGFKYASNLPGSLLREQKPVKEEGDVSSAAKRRPDREETPRFRPDESLHRQPPLLSPCSLPRPRPEDKLRKKRKLFDDDEDEDLGVRKKEKSDDPYFSKLLHQIKTEEEDEDAYEEENEEGREPHFRTGLDRKGRFGDAEEEGDEKDSHKELLNPFIKTTPLGDSDQSLCSSPQAGPSSEGGSETQEKGPRPKARRKRRLPNRELSRELSKALNQEIQKTEDCLANENRQPLKVEPETENEEPKRLFRNGSELGDQRPHLKTKEMNGTPWELRHFYPSQITPLGFNRSTPTNRPAPPHSPPKCVQMERHVIRPPPISPPPDRLPLKDGKTHILQREVWMKIFGYLTHQELCVCMRVCKTWNRWCCDKRLWTRINLNRCTSITPLMLSGIIRRQPVSLDLSWTNISKKQLSWLINRLPGLRVLKLSGCSWAAVSALCTSSCPLLRTLDVQWVEGLKDAQMRDLLSPPTDNRPGQLDNRCKLRNVEDLRLAGLDITDTSLRLISRQMPLLSNLDLSYCNHINDQSVNLLTAAGTTTRDSLTEINLSVCNRVTDHSLNFFKRCGSICQIDLRFCKQVTKTACERFIAEMSVSVPFRLREDKLLQKSS is encoded by the exons aTGGCCTTGTCATTGAGCGGAGACGATGAGGAATATGATTCAGAGTCCGAGCAG CAGCGGGCGGCCAACCGGCCGAAGCCAAAGGTCGGGACGTCATCAGCCGTTAAGCTGCCGTCCAACCGCAGCTCATCTGGAGCCCGACGCAGGAGGACGCGCTGCCGAAAATGTGAGGCGTGCCTCCGGACCGAGTGTGGAGAGTGTCACTTCTGCAAAGACATGAAGAAGTTTGGAGGGCCGGGACGCATGAAGCAGTCATGCATTATGAGACAGTGCATCGCG CCGGTTCTGCCTCACACGGCGGTATGTGTGGTGTGCAAAGAGGCCGGAAAAGAGGACacgctggaggaggaggaggacaagttCAACTTCATGCTGATGGAGTGCTCCATCTGCAACGAGATCGTCCACCCCAACTGTCTCAAG GTGAGCGACGCCTCAGGAGTGGTGAACGATGAGCTCCCCAACTGCTGGGAGTGTCCCAAGTGCAACCACGCTGGGAAAAGTGGAAAA CAAAAAAGGGGTCCAGGGTTCAAGTACGCCTCCAACCTCCCTGGCTCTCTGCTGAGGGAACAGAAGCctgtgaaggaggagggggacgtTTCTTCTGCAGCCAAGAGGAGACCAGACCGAGAGGAGACCCCCCGGTTCAGACCCGACGAGTCTCTGCACCGCCAGCCGCCGCTGCTCTCCCCCTGCAGCCTGCCCCGGCCCAGGCCCGAGGACaagctgaggaagaagaggaagctgtttGATGATGACGAGGACGAGGATCTTGGTGTGAGGAAGAAG gaaaAGTCAGATGATCCTTATTTTTCCAAACTTCTGCACCAAAtcaagacagaagaggaggacgaagacGCGTACGAGGAGGAGAATGAAGAAGGACGGGAGCCTCACTTCCGGACTGGTTTAGACAGGAAAGGGCGTTTTGGAGACGCTGAAGAAGAAGGCGATGAGAAAGACTCCCACAAAGAGCTTTTGAATCCCTTCATTAAAACGACGCCTCTCGGAGACAGCGAtcagtctctctgcagctccccGCAGGCCGGCCCCAGCAGCGAGGGCGGGAGTGAGACCCAGGAGAAGGGCCCGCGTCCAAAAGCTCGCCGAAAGCGCCGTTTACCTAACAGAGAGCTGAGCCGAGAGCtgagcaaagcactgaaccagGAAATCCAGAAGACGGAGGACTGCCTGGCCAACGAGAACCGCCAACCCCTCAAGGTGGAGCCAGAGACGGAAAACGAGGAACCCAAGAGGTTGTTCCGCAACGGCAGTGAACTGGGGGATCAGAGGCCCCACCTCAAGACCAAAGAGATGAACGGGACCCCCTGGGAGCTGCGCCACTTCTACCCCAGTCAGATCACTCCGCTGGGCTTCAACAGGAGCACCCCAACCAACCGGCCCGCGCCCCCACACTCCCCACCCAAGTGTGTTCAAATGGAGCGGCACGTCATCCGGCCCCCTCCGATAAGCCCGCCCCCTGACAGGCTACCTCTGAAAGACGGTAAAACACACATCCTGCAGCGAGAGGTCTGGATGAAGATCTTCGGTTATCTCACACACCAggagctgtgtgtctgcatgagggTCTGCAAGACCTGGAACAGATG GTGTTGCGATAAGAGACTCTGGACGCGGATCAATCTGAACCGCTGCACCTCCATCACCCCTCTCATGCTCAGCGGGATCATCCGCCGACAGCCAGTTTCTCTGGACCTCAGCTGGACCAACATTTCCAAGAAACAGTTAAGCTGGCTGATTAACAGACTGCCAG GTCTGCGAGTGTTGAAGCTGTCGGGGTGTTCTTGGGCTGCTGTGTCTGCGCTCTGCACCTCCAGCTGCCCTCTGCTGCGCACCCTGGATGTCCAGTGGGTGGAGGGGCTCAAAGACGCTCAGATGAGGGACCTCCTGTCTCCCCCCACAGACAACAGGCCAG GTCAGCTGGATAATCGCTGCAAGTTGCGGAACGTGGAGGACCTGCGGCTGGCGGGGCTGGACATCACTGACACGTCTTTACGTCTCATCAGTCGGCAGATGCCTCTGCTGTCCAATCTGGACCTGAGCTACTGCAACCACATCAACGACCAGTCGGTCAACCTGCTGACAGCGGCGGGGACCACGACCAGGGACTCCCTCACAGAAATCAACCTGTCAG TTTGTAACCGGGTTACAGACCATTCCCTAAACTTCTTCAAGCGCTGCGGGAGCATCTGTCAGATCGACCTTCGCTTCTGCAAGCAGGTGACCAAGACGGCCTGCGAGAGGTTCATCGCAGAGATGTCAGTGAGCGTGCCGTTTAGACTGAGGGAGgacaagctgctgcagaagtCCAGCTAG
- the kdm2ba gene encoding lysine (K)-specific demethylase 2Ba isoform X4 yields MALSLSGDDEEYDSESEQRAANRPKPKVGTSSAVKLPSNRSSSGARRRRTRCRKCEACLRTECGECHFCKDMKKFGGPGRMKQSCIMRQCIAPVLPHTAVCVVCKEAGKEDTLEEEEDKFNFMLMECSICNEIVHPNCLKVSDASGVVNDELPNCWECPKCNHAGKSGKQKRGPGFKYASNLPGSLLREQKPVKEEGDVSSAAKRRPDREETPRFRPDESLHRQPPLLSPCSLPRPRPEDKLRKKRKLFDDDEDEDLGVRKKEKSDDPYFSKLLHQIKTEEEDEDAYEEENEEGREPHFRTGLDRKGRFGDAEEEGDEKDSHKELLNPFIKTTPLGDSDQSLCSSPQAGPSSEGGSETQEKGPRPKARRKRRLPNRELSRELSKALNQEIQKTEDCLANENRQPLKVEPETENEEPKRLFRNGSELGDQRPHLKTKEMNGTPWELRHFYPSQITPLGFNRSTPTNRPAPPHSPPKCVQMERHVIRPPPISPPPDRLPLKDGKTHILQREVWMKIFGYLTHQELCVCMRVCKTWNRWCCDKRLWTRINLNRCTSITPLMLSGIIRRQPVSLDLSWTNISKKQLSWLINRLPGLRVLKLSGCSWAAVSALCTSSCPLLRTLDVQWVEGLKDAQMRDLLSPPTDNRPGQLDNRCKLRNVEDLRLAGLDITDTSLRLISRQMPLLSNLDLSYCNHINDQSVNLLTAAGTTTRDSLTEINLSVCNRVTDHSLNFFKRCGSICQIDLRFCKQVTKTACERFIAEMSVSVPFRLREDKLLQKSS; encoded by the exons aTGGCCTTGTCATTGAGCGGAGACGATGAGGAATATGATTCAGAGTCCGAGCAG CGGGCGGCCAACCGGCCGAAGCCAAAGGTCGGGACGTCATCAGCCGTTAAGCTGCCGTCCAACCGCAGCTCATCTGGAGCCCGACGCAGGAGGACGCGCTGCCGAAAATGTGAGGCGTGCCTCCGGACCGAGTGTGGAGAGTGTCACTTCTGCAAAGACATGAAGAAGTTTGGAGGGCCGGGACGCATGAAGCAGTCATGCATTATGAGACAGTGCATCGCG CCGGTTCTGCCTCACACGGCGGTATGTGTGGTGTGCAAAGAGGCCGGAAAAGAGGACacgctggaggaggaggaggacaagttCAACTTCATGCTGATGGAGTGCTCCATCTGCAACGAGATCGTCCACCCCAACTGTCTCAAG GTGAGCGACGCCTCAGGAGTGGTGAACGATGAGCTCCCCAACTGCTGGGAGTGTCCCAAGTGCAACCACGCTGGGAAAAGTGGAAAA CAAAAAAGGGGTCCAGGGTTCAAGTACGCCTCCAACCTCCCTGGCTCTCTGCTGAGGGAACAGAAGCctgtgaaggaggagggggacgtTTCTTCTGCAGCCAAGAGGAGACCAGACCGAGAGGAGACCCCCCGGTTCAGACCCGACGAGTCTCTGCACCGCCAGCCGCCGCTGCTCTCCCCCTGCAGCCTGCCCCGGCCCAGGCCCGAGGACaagctgaggaagaagaggaagctgtttGATGATGACGAGGACGAGGATCTTGGTGTGAGGAAGAAG gaaaAGTCAGATGATCCTTATTTTTCCAAACTTCTGCACCAAAtcaagacagaagaggaggacgaagacGCGTACGAGGAGGAGAATGAAGAAGGACGGGAGCCTCACTTCCGGACTGGTTTAGACAGGAAAGGGCGTTTTGGAGACGCTGAAGAAGAAGGCGATGAGAAAGACTCCCACAAAGAGCTTTTGAATCCCTTCATTAAAACGACGCCTCTCGGAGACAGCGAtcagtctctctgcagctccccGCAGGCCGGCCCCAGCAGCGAGGGCGGGAGTGAGACCCAGGAGAAGGGCCCGCGTCCAAAAGCTCGCCGAAAGCGCCGTTTACCTAACAGAGAGCTGAGCCGAGAGCtgagcaaagcactgaaccagGAAATCCAGAAGACGGAGGACTGCCTGGCCAACGAGAACCGCCAACCCCTCAAGGTGGAGCCAGAGACGGAAAACGAGGAACCCAAGAGGTTGTTCCGCAACGGCAGTGAACTGGGGGATCAGAGGCCCCACCTCAAGACCAAAGAGATGAACGGGACCCCCTGGGAGCTGCGCCACTTCTACCCCAGTCAGATCACTCCGCTGGGCTTCAACAGGAGCACCCCAACCAACCGGCCCGCGCCCCCACACTCCCCACCCAAGTGTGTTCAAATGGAGCGGCACGTCATCCGGCCCCCTCCGATAAGCCCGCCCCCTGACAGGCTACCTCTGAAAGACGGTAAAACACACATCCTGCAGCGAGAGGTCTGGATGAAGATCTTCGGTTATCTCACACACCAggagctgtgtgtctgcatgagggTCTGCAAGACCTGGAACAGATG GTGTTGCGATAAGAGACTCTGGACGCGGATCAATCTGAACCGCTGCACCTCCATCACCCCTCTCATGCTCAGCGGGATCATCCGCCGACAGCCAGTTTCTCTGGACCTCAGCTGGACCAACATTTCCAAGAAACAGTTAAGCTGGCTGATTAACAGACTGCCAG GTCTGCGAGTGTTGAAGCTGTCGGGGTGTTCTTGGGCTGCTGTGTCTGCGCTCTGCACCTCCAGCTGCCCTCTGCTGCGCACCCTGGATGTCCAGTGGGTGGAGGGGCTCAAAGACGCTCAGATGAGGGACCTCCTGTCTCCCCCCACAGACAACAGGCCAG GTCAGCTGGATAATCGCTGCAAGTTGCGGAACGTGGAGGACCTGCGGCTGGCGGGGCTGGACATCACTGACACGTCTTTACGTCTCATCAGTCGGCAGATGCCTCTGCTGTCCAATCTGGACCTGAGCTACTGCAACCACATCAACGACCAGTCGGTCAACCTGCTGACAGCGGCGGGGACCACGACCAGGGACTCCCTCACAGAAATCAACCTGTCAG TTTGTAACCGGGTTACAGACCATTCCCTAAACTTCTTCAAGCGCTGCGGGAGCATCTGTCAGATCGACCTTCGCTTCTGCAAGCAGGTGACCAAGACGGCCTGCGAGAGGTTCATCGCAGAGATGTCAGTGAGCGTGCCGTTTAGACTGAGGGAGgacaagctgctgcagaagtCCAGCTAG